GATCGACGCGCTCAGCGCGCTCAGCGCGGATCGGATCGAGCAGTTCGCCGTGCAGCTCGCCGAGTCGATCCTGGGGGCCGAGCTCTCGGACCCCGCTCGTTCGGCTGCTCATGCGCTGCGGCGCGCACTCGCGCAGATGCCCGCCGACCGATGGACCAAGGTCGCGTTCAGCGTGCGCGACGCGGAGGTCCTCGGGGGCGACCTCGGTGCGATCGAGCAGCTGCACGGGGTGGAGTTCACGGCGTCGGACGACGTCGACCGGGGTGGCGCGATCGTCGAGATCGAGGATGGCGCCGTCGACACGCGCATCGACCAGGCGATGGCCCGCGCATCCGCCGCGTTGCGTGGCGAGGCCGACCTCGGCGATCCCGCCGACGCACAGATCACCGAGGTGCTCGGATGACGGCAGCGACAGCGGTGACGACGTCGTGGCGGCGGGCCCTCGATGCCGCACGCCCCGAGCGCACGGGCACGGTCAAGGCTGTTCGCGGTCTGGGAATCGAAGTGCTCGGCCTCGATGCGGCGGTCGGTGACCGGGTACGCATCGACGCCGCAAAGGGCCGCACGGTCGACGCGGAGATCGTCGCGGTCGACGGTGCGTCCGCCCGGTGCATGCCGCTCGGTCGGCTCGACGGGATCACCGCCAGAGCGCGCGTGCGGCACGGCGGAGCACCGCTGCAGGTGCCGATCGGTCCCGCGCTCCTCGGTCGGGTGCTGGACGGGCTCGGCCGGCCTATCGACGGCAAGGGGCCGCTCGGCGCGAACACGGCCTTCGTCTCGCTGGACCACGATGCGCCGAGCATCATGGACCGCCGCCGCATCGACGAGCAGCTCGGTCTCGGGGTCCGGGTGCTCGACACGATGACGCCCGTCGGCACGGGCCAGCGTCTCGGCCTCTTCGCCGGCTCCGGCGTCGGCAAGTCCTCGCTCATGTCGATGATCGCCCGCGGGTCGGCGGCCGACGTCACCGTGATCGCCCTCGTGGGGGAGCGCGGCCGCGAGGTGCGGGAGTTCCTCGAGGACGACCTCGGTCCCGAGGGCCTCGCGCGCTCCGTGGTGGTCGTCGCCACCTCGGATCAGCCGGCGATGGCACGTCTGCGTTCTGCGTTCGTCGCCACGCGGATCGCCGAGGGGTTCAGAGACGACGGGCGCGACGTCGTCCTGATGATGGACTCGCTGACCCGCGTGGCCATGGCGCAGCGCGAGATCGGCCTGAGTGCCGGTGAGCCGCCGGCGACCCGAGGGTACCCGCCGTCGACGTTCTCCGTCCTCGCTCGACTGCTCGAGCGGGCGGGCACCGGGACCACCGGGTCGATCACCGGTCTCTACACGGTGCTGGTCGACGGAGACGACCACAACGAGCCGATCGCCGACGCTGCGCGCGGCATCCTCGACGGCCACGTCGTGCTCGACCGCGCGCTGGCGATCCGCGGTCATTTCCCGGCCGTCGACGTCCTCGGCTCCGTGTCCCGCGTCGTGTCGAAGATCACCACGCCGGAGCAGCGCGGGCACGCGGTGACGCTGCGCAGCGTCCTGGCGGCCCGTCGCAGTGCGAACGACCTGATCGACATCGGCGCCTACCGCCACGGGGCCAACCCGCTGGTCGACGCCGCGCTCGCTCATGACGAGAGCATCTCGCGGTTCCTCACTCAGCGGATGGACGATCTCACGGCATCCGACGACTCCTGGCAGCAGCTCGCCGCCCTCATCACCGACTTCGGAGGACTCACCCCATGACCTTCCCCTTGGCTGGCCTGCTGCGTGTGCGCGGTGCCCAGGAACGCGTCGCCGCAGAGCAGCTGTCGCGGGCGAGTGCAGAGCGCGTCGACGCCGAGACGGCGACGCAGCACGCCGTCAGCAGCCTCGCCGACATCAGCGCGCAGGTCGACGACCCGAGCACGCTCATGGCGATGGCGGCCGCGAGGGCTGCCGGCCGCAGCACGCTCAGCGATCTGCAGGCGCTCGTGGAGATGAGACGCAGAAGCGAGTCGGAGGCGAAATCGGCCCATGTGGACGCTCGCCGCGAGCTCAAGGGGCTGGAGCGGCTGGAGTCGACGCACCGCGCGGAGGCGGCGAAGTCGGAGCTGGCGGCGGAGCAGAGCGCCCTCGACGAGATCGCCGTGGTGCGCAGCTCTCGCCGCGAGGGGAGTGCAGCATGAGCGGTCTCGATGCGGTGATCACACGCGTCGATGCGATCGAGAGTCAGATCGTGTCCCTTGACCCTGCGGCCCGTGCAGCCGACGCAGCGGCCGTCGAGGCGACGCCGGAGACGGCGCAGGCGAATGCGACGGCGTTCGCCGAGGTGCTCGACGCGGCGAAGTCGGCGTCCGGCGTCGAGACCACGGACCCTGCCGCGGCATCCGGCGCCGTCGGAGAGACAGGCACGGGCGGGACGGATGCCGAGCTGCTCTCCGCCTTGCAGACGCTCTTCTCCGCCGGCTCGGCAGGCTCGAGCCCTGTCGGCGGATCGACATCCTCGATGCAGAAGCTCATCGAGATGATCGGATGAGCGCGGTGAGCCTGGTGGGTGCGATGCTCGGCGCTGCCGCCGACGGAGAGACAGGAAGCCGTCCGGTCGCGGACACCGGATCGTCGTTCGGCGATGCGCTGCTCGTCGCCGGCCGCGAGCTCGATGCATCGGAGGGCCGGGGTCGACCAGAGGGCGACGCTGATTCCGCTGCGGACGGTGAGCGGCCGGGCGTGACCCCGACGCCCGCGGAATCGCACACGGATGCCGGGGCGATGGGTGCGGCGCTCCTGCAGCTCGCGGCTCAGGCCACGGGCGCGATGCCGGGTCCGGGTGCGTCCACGCCGGGCGCCGGCGTGGACGACGACGGTGCCATGCCGGTCCCGTCGTCGGGCGGGACGGCCCTGGCCGGGTCGGTGTCGAACAGCGGTGCTGCCGCGCAGCTGGCGCCCCTCGGAGCCGAGTCCGCGGTATCGATCAGCACGCCGAGCACCGCGTCGCCGAGCGCTCAAGCAGCGGAAGCGGGCGCGAGTGCGACGACGGGCGCGGCAGCGGTCACCCGGCCCGGCCGGGCATCGGAGTCGCCGACGCCGGGCGCACCCTCCGCGTCGACGCCAGCTCCAGCTCCGGGAGTCACGGTGGAGGCGGCGGCAGGGCCGGTCGGCTCCGCCCCGACGCCGGGGCGAGCGTCGACGGACGGCAGCGCGCAGGCAGCTTTGACGCCTCCGCCCGTCCTCGGTGCGGCCGCTGCCGCGCCGACCGCAGTGGAGGCATCCGACGACGGCGTGACGTCGCGCGATGCAGGGGAGCCGATTCCGCAGACCACCGGGGCGTCGGCATCGGGGCCTGTCGTGGCGACGGCATCCGCCCCACCCGTGGCTCCTGCGGCGGGCGCAGGCGCTTCCGCTCCCGTCGCCCGGGCCGTCGCGGCGCAGGTGGCGCCTGTCGTGGTGAGCATCGCGCAGCGGCCGAGCGGCACCCATCAGCTCACGATGACGGTGAACCCCGACAGCCTCGGGCCGGTCACCGTCCGCGCGCACATCAGCGCGGCCGGCGAGGTGCGGGTCGAGCTGAGCGGTGCGACGGATGCGGGCCGCGATGCCCTGCGCACGATCCTCACCGACCTGCGCCGAGACCTGGCCGCGGTGATGCCGCACGCCACGCTCAGCGTCGGGGGCGCGGCCGATGCCTCCGGCGATCGCGGCGGCCAGTCCGGTGCCGGCTCGGCGGCGGCCGACCAGAGCGGCACTCGTGAGGGGAGTGCTCGCGACGGCGGGGCGCGCGAGGGCGGCGACCGTGGCCGATCCGCGCTGCGCACCGACGGCGACCTCGATCCCAGCGCTTCCCGCCTCATCCAGACCACACCCCACGCCGGCCTCGGCGCGGGCCTCGACATCTTCGCCTGAGAGGACGATCACATGACCGTCGACGCCGTGAGCGCACCCAGCTCGATCTACACCGGAAGCACCAGCGACCCGGCCGCCCGCAAGCAGGTGCTCGATGGCGAGGTGTTCCTGAAGCTCCTCGTCACGCAGCTGACCCACCAGGATCCCTCGAGCCCGATGGACACCAACGAGATGATCTCGCAGACGACCCAGCTCGCGATGATGGAGCAGCTGACGACCCTCGCCGACAACGGCGCCGAGGCCTTCGCCCTCAATATGCGCCAGGCGGCGAGCGCCCTCATCGGCCAGGAGGCGAGCTACAAGGACGCCGACGGCAAGACGGTGTCCGGCGTCGTCACGAAGGTGTCGTTCGACGGGCCGATCCCGCAGGTGACGATCGGCCAGAAGACCATCGCACTGGATGCCATCACCGGCCTCGCCTCCCCGACCACCCCGCGGTTCCCCAGACCGCAGCCTGACCCCCGTTCCACCCAGGAAGAGAGAATCCCCATGCTTCGCTCGCTCTACTCCGGCATCTCCGGACTCCGCTCGCACCAGACCATGCTCGATGTCACGGGCAACAACATCGCCAACGTCAACACGGCCGGCTTCAAGGGCTCGTCCGTGCTGTTCCAGGACTCTCTGTCGCAGCTCATCGGCAATCCTGGCATCCCCGACGACGAGGTCGGCGGCCGCAACCCCGCCCAGGTCGGTCTCGGCGTGCAGGTCGCCGGCGTGCGCACCAACTTCGCACAGGGCTCGGCGCAGGCGACCGGCCGCGGTGGGGATCTGATGATCTCCGGCGACGGCTTCTTCGCGGTCCGCTCCGGCGGCGAGACCCTGTACACCCGTGCCGGAGGGTTCTCGTTCGACCCCACCGGCAAGATGGTCACCGCCGACGGCGCGGTCGTCCAGGGCTGGTCGGCGCAGAACGGCGTGGTCAACACCGGGCAGGCGACGGGCAACATCGTGCTGCCGCTCGATGCCGTCTCGCCGGCGAAGGCGACCACGACGGCGACCGTCACCGGCAACCTGCCGTCGACGGCGGCGACCGGAGACGAGCTGGTCCGCGATGTGACCGTGTACGACGCGCAGGGCACCCCCTCGACGCTCAGCCTCACGTTCACGAAGACCGCGACCGGGTGGAACGTCACGGAGCCGGTCAGCGGCGCGACCGGCGCTCTCGCGTTCACCGACGGCAAGCAGGCCGGCGCTGGGCTCACCCTCACGGCCGGCACGGTCAGCGTCGACCTCGGCTCCGTCACCGGCTACGCCAACATGTCGACCGTGGCTGTGTCGGAACAGAACGGCTCGGCGGCCGGGTCGCTGAAGTCGTACAGCATCACGGGCGACGGGTCGATCGTCGGCACGTTCAGCAACGGCGCGACCCAGACGCTCGGCAAGATCGCGATGGCGACCTTCGCCAACCCCGAAGGTCTCGAGAAGGCGGGCGGCACGGCCTACCGCGTGTCGGTGAACTCCGGCGCCGCTCGTATGGGAGAGCCGGGACAGGCCGGATTCGGCAACCTCGTCTCCGGTGCTCTGGAGATGAGCAACGTCGACCTCTCGCAGGAGTTCACCAATCTGATCGTCGCGCAGCGCGGCTTCCAGGCGAACGCCCGCATCATCACCACCAGCGACGAGGTGCTGCAGGAGCTGACCCAGCTGAAGCGCTGACGTCTGATCCCGCTGCTGGCCTGATCCTGCGAATCGCGGCGCCCGTCTCTGGTTACCAGGGACGGGCGCCGTCGCGATAGTCGGGGCAGACTTCCCCCTCTCGTCCGACCCGGAGAACCCCGATGATCATCGTGACCCGCCTCGACCGCACCCGGTTCGCGGTGAACCCCGATCTGATCGAGCGGATCCACGCGTCGCCGGACACCACCCTGCACATGGTCGACGGGCATGTCTACGTGATCGAGGAGTCGCTCGACGGTGTCATCGACCTCGTCGTCGCCTACCGGGCCCGTGTCCTCGACGCAGCGCACGCACTCACGACGCAGACGGGAGCCTGAGCGTGGATCCCGCATTCGTCATCGGCGTCGTCCTCGCGTTCGGCGCCCTCGTCGCCATGATCACGATGGAGGGTGCGAGCTTCGAGGCGCTGCTCATCCCCGCACCGATGATCCTCGTGCTCGGCTCGACGATCGGCGTGGGGATCGCGAGCCACACCCTGCGTGACACGATCCAGGCGGTGAAGAGTCTCGGGCGCATGGTCAGAGGACCCCAGAGTACTCCGGAGGCGGTGATCCCGTTCCTCGTCGGCTACGCGGAGAAGGCGCGCGGCGAGGGGCTCCTGGCGCTCGAGCAGGAGCTCGACGACGCACCGGACCCGTTCACCAGGAAGGCCCTGCAGGCTCTCGCCGACGGCACGGATGCCGAGGACCTGCGGACGGTGATGGACGACGAGATCGTCGCCACGTCGTCGCGCAACCGCGTGGCCTCCAAGTTCTTCGGATCGCTGGGCGGCTACGCGCCCACGATCGGCATCGTCGGCACGGTCGTGTCGCTGACGCACGTGCTGGAGAAGCTGGACGAACCGGATCACCTCGGACCCATGATCGCCGCGGCCTTCGTCGCGACACTCTGGGGGCTGCTCTCGGCCAACTTCATCTGGAATCCCATCGCCGGCCGGCTCGGCCGCATCGCCGCTGTGGAGACCGAGCGTATGACGCTCGTCTCCGAGGGCATGCTCGCGATCCAGGCCGGCAGCGCGCCGCACCTGCTGCAGGAGCGGCTGGAGGCGATGTCCGGCGCGGCGCCCGCGGCGAAGAAGCAGAAGAAGGATGCAGAGCCGGCAGAGGGCGCACGGTGAGCACCGCCCGTCGAGCGCGAGGTCGTGGTCACGAGGAGGACTCGCACGACGAGCCGGACGAGCGCTGGGCCGTCTCCTACGCCGACATGGTCACCGTGCTGATGTGCCTGTTCATCGTGCTGTTCGCCGTCTCGAACGTCGACAAGACGAAATTCGAGATGCTGGCCAACAGCCTCGCCACCGGATTCGGGCAGGAGAGCACCGAGGGTGGCGCCGATACGGCGGAGGGAATGATCGTGCCCCCGGAGCTGCAGGACGACGACGGCGTGGTCGACCTGGCCGCTCGCGCGCAGGCCGAATACGAGTCGCTGGAGGAGCTGCGCGATCGGATGAGCGCCGCTCTCGCCACACAAGGCCTGCAGAACACGGTCGAGTTCGTGATCGACGACCGCGGACTGCAGGTCGGCCTCGTGGGTGCCGAGACGTTCTTCGCCGACAACAGCACCGATCTCTCGCGCAAGGCGGATGCGGTGCTCGACGCGATCGGCGACGTGCTGGTCACGGTCGACAACCAGGTGAGCGTCGAGGGGCATGCCGATCATCGCCATTCCGCCGCCCCGTTCCCGACGAATTGGGAGCTGTCGGGCGGTCGCGCCACCCAGGTCGCCCGCTTCCTCGTCGAGCATGAGGGCGTCGGCGGGCCGCGGGTCAAGGCCACGGCCTTCTCCGACACCCGACCGATCGTGCGCGGCGACAGTCCTCAGGCGCTCGCCAGCAACAGGCGTGTCGACATCGTCGTCGAGTCCACCGAAGAAGAGCAGGTGCGCGCGCTGATCCCCGCACTCGCCGCCGCAGCGAAGAACTGAGTGCCCGTGACCACGATCGTCGAGGAGAACACCATGACCGCAGCCGCCGTGCTCGAGGACTCCGCTGTTCGGTACGCCGAGTACGACTTCAGTCGCCCGGCGCAGCTCGGGCGGGAGAGCACGAGGCACCTGGAGGCGGCGTTCGAGTCGTTCGCCCGCCTGTGGTCGTCCCAGCTCACCGCGAAGGTCAGGGTGCGAGCGCACCTGACCCTCGAGAGCGTCGACCTCGTCTCATACGAGGAGTACTCCGCGACCCTGCCGGGCACCACGGCGATGGTGGCGGGGTCGTTCGCCGACCGCGAGGAGCCGTGCGTCGTGCAGTTCGGGCTCGACAGCGCGCTGCTCTGGGTCGTGCAGATGATGGGCGGGCGCAGCACGTCGCTGCCCGCGGCGCGCACGTTCACGCCGATCGAGCTCGCCCTCGTGCGCAACCTCATGGAGGGCACCTTCGAGCACCTGCACGCGAGCCTCGACGCGCTGCTGCCCGGAGCTCCGCGATTCAGCGCGGTGCACTACAACCCCCAGTACATGCAGGTGATCGCGGCGACGACCGCCGTGATCGTCGCCCGGTACACGATGCGGCTGGGGGACTCCGAGACGGTCGCGACCGTCATGCTGCCCGCCTCGACGGTGGTCGATCGACTCGCCGCGACCGGATCGGACGCGGGCGCGGCACACACCGCGGAGCAGACGCTGGAACAGGTGCGGTCGACACCGCTGGAGCTCACGCTGCGGCTCGCGCCGCTCACGATCGGCACCGGGGAGATCCTCGATCTGGCCCCGGGGGACCTGCTGCGTCTGCCGCATCCGGAGACCAGACCATACGAGCTCGTGGCAGGCCGGACCCAGATCGGCCTCGCCACCCCGGGCAGCAGGGGCTCGCGCCTCACCTGCAAG
This genomic interval from Microbacterium hydrocarbonoxydans contains the following:
- a CDS encoding flagellar FliJ family protein; translated protein: MTFPLAGLLRVRGAQERVAAEQLSRASAERVDAETATQHAVSSLADISAQVDDPSTLMAMAAARAAGRSTLSDLQALVEMRRRSESEAKSAHVDARRELKGLERLESTHRAEAAKSELAAEQSALDEIAVVRSSRREGSAA
- a CDS encoding flagellar FlbD family protein; its protein translation is MIIVTRLDRTRFAVNPDLIERIHASPDTTLHMVDGHVYVIEESLDGVIDLVVAYRARVLDAAHALTTQTGA
- a CDS encoding flagellar motor switch protein FliM; this translates as MTAAAVLEDSAVRYAEYDFSRPAQLGRESTRHLEAAFESFARLWSSQLTAKVRVRAHLTLESVDLVSYEEYSATLPGTTAMVAGSFADREEPCVVQFGLDSALLWVVQMMGGRSTSLPAARTFTPIELALVRNLMEGTFEHLHASLDALLPGAPRFSAVHYNPQYMQVIAATTAVIVARYTMRLGDSETVATVMLPASTVVDRLAATGSDAGAAHTAEQTLEQVRSTPLELTLRLAPLTIGTGEILDLAPGDLLRLPHPETRPYELVAGRTQIGLATPGSRGSRLTCKITTTPEETH
- a CDS encoding FliH/SctL family protein gives rise to the protein MFESAFTPLVVPRVGETPIDVRSEADRARTRGYADGFAEGRRVALDEGRMQQAAQELRAQELQESFLHERGSALRALASAQTALEQRIDALSALSADRIEQFAVQLAESILGAELSDPARSAAHALRRALAQMPADRWTKVAFSVRDAEVLGGDLGAIEQLHGVEFTASDDVDRGGAIVEIEDGAVDTRIDQAMARASAALRGEADLGDPADAQITEVLG
- a CDS encoding OmpA/MotB family protein, with protein sequence MSTARRARGRGHEEDSHDEPDERWAVSYADMVTVLMCLFIVLFAVSNVDKTKFEMLANSLATGFGQESTEGGADTAEGMIVPPELQDDDGVVDLAARAQAEYESLEELRDRMSAALATQGLQNTVEFVIDDRGLQVGLVGAETFFADNSTDLSRKADAVLDAIGDVLVTVDNQVSVEGHADHRHSAAPFPTNWELSGGRATQVARFLVEHEGVGGPRVKATAFSDTRPIVRGDSPQALASNRRVDIVVESTEEEQVRALIPALAAAAKN
- a CDS encoding motility protein A; the protein is MDPAFVIGVVLAFGALVAMITMEGASFEALLIPAPMILVLGSTIGVGIASHTLRDTIQAVKSLGRMVRGPQSTPEAVIPFLVGYAEKARGEGLLALEQELDDAPDPFTRKALQALADGTDAEDLRTVMDDEIVATSSRNRVASKFFGSLGGYAPTIGIVGTVVSLTHVLEKLDEPDHLGPMIAAAFVATLWGLLSANFIWNPIAGRLGRIAAVETERMTLVSEGMLAIQAGSAPHLLQERLEAMSGAAPAAKKQKKDAEPAEGAR
- a CDS encoding FliI/YscN family ATPase translates to MTAATAVTTSWRRALDAARPERTGTVKAVRGLGIEVLGLDAAVGDRVRIDAAKGRTVDAEIVAVDGASARCMPLGRLDGITARARVRHGGAPLQVPIGPALLGRVLDGLGRPIDGKGPLGANTAFVSLDHDAPSIMDRRRIDEQLGLGVRVLDTMTPVGTGQRLGLFAGSGVGKSSLMSMIARGSAADVTVIALVGERGREVREFLEDDLGPEGLARSVVVVATSDQPAMARLRSAFVATRIAEGFRDDGRDVVLMMDSLTRVAMAQREIGLSAGEPPATRGYPPSTFSVLARLLERAGTGTTGSITGLYTVLVDGDDHNEPIADAARGILDGHVVLDRALAIRGHFPAVDVLGSVSRVVSKITTPEQRGHAVTLRSVLAARRSANDLIDIGAYRHGANPLVDAALAHDESISRFLTQRMDDLTASDDSWQQLAALITDFGGLTP
- a CDS encoding flagellar hook-basal body complex protein, whose translation is MTVDAVSAPSSIYTGSTSDPAARKQVLDGEVFLKLLVTQLTHQDPSSPMDTNEMISQTTQLAMMEQLTTLADNGAEAFALNMRQAASALIGQEASYKDADGKTVSGVVTKVSFDGPIPQVTIGQKTIALDAITGLASPTTPRFPRPQPDPRSTQEERIPMLRSLYSGISGLRSHQTMLDVTGNNIANVNTAGFKGSSVLFQDSLSQLIGNPGIPDDEVGGRNPAQVGLGVQVAGVRTNFAQGSAQATGRGGDLMISGDGFFAVRSGGETLYTRAGGFSFDPTGKMVTADGAVVQGWSAQNGVVNTGQATGNIVLPLDAVSPAKATTTATVTGNLPSTAATGDELVRDVTVYDAQGTPSTLSLTFTKTATGWNVTEPVSGATGALAFTDGKQAGAGLTLTAGTVSVDLGSVTGYANMSTVAVSEQNGSAAGSLKSYSITGDGSIVGTFSNGATQTLGKIAMATFANPEGLEKAGGTAYRVSVNSGAARMGEPGQAGFGNLVSGALEMSNVDLSQEFTNLIVAQRGFQANARIITTSDEVLQELTQLKR
- a CDS encoding flagellar hook-length control protein FliK, whose amino-acid sequence is MSAVSLVGAMLGAAADGETGSRPVADTGSSFGDALLVAGRELDASEGRGRPEGDADSAADGERPGVTPTPAESHTDAGAMGAALLQLAAQATGAMPGPGASTPGAGVDDDGAMPVPSSGGTALAGSVSNSGAAAQLAPLGAESAVSISTPSTASPSAQAAEAGASATTGAAAVTRPGRASESPTPGAPSASTPAPAPGVTVEAAAGPVGSAPTPGRASTDGSAQAALTPPPVLGAAAAAPTAVEASDDGVTSRDAGEPIPQTTGASASGPVVATASAPPVAPAAGAGASAPVARAVAAQVAPVVVSIAQRPSGTHQLTMTVNPDSLGPVTVRAHISAAGEVRVELSGATDAGRDALRTILTDLRRDLAAVMPHATLSVGGAADASGDRGGQSGAGSAAADQSGTREGSARDGGAREGGDRGRSALRTDGDLDPSASRLIQTTPHAGLGAGLDIFA